The sequence GAACCAATTTTCCATTGATTTTGGCTCCCAAACACTTCATTCCCAGGTCAGAGTGAACGGAGAAGGCAAAATCCAGAGCGGTTGCATTGGTCGGCAGGATTTTAATTTCTCCTTTTGGAGTAAACACAAATACTTCTTTGGAATAAAGATTCAGTTTGATATTATCCAAAAGTTCGGAAGTAGACAGATTTTGCTGCTGTTCAAGCACTTCACGAATTTCCGTAACCCATTTTTCAAAATTACGATCATCAGAACTCTGCTTATAACCTTCTTTGTATTTGTAATGGGCAGCAACACCCTTTTCTGCAATTTCATCCATTCGCTCTGAACGGATCTGTGCTTCAATCCATTTTTTATCAGGCCCAAGAACGGTTAGGTGCAAACTTTCATACCCTGTAGAACGGGGTTGGGTGATCCAATCACGCATTCTTGATGGGTTACTGTGATAAACATCCGTGACGATTGAATAGATCTTCCATGCCAGGAATTTTTCGTTTTTAGCATCCGATTTATAGATGATTCTGATCGCATAGTTGTCAAAAACTTCTTCAAAAGAAACCCCCTGCTTCAGCATTTTTCTGTAAATGGAAGAAATAGCCTTTGCACGTCCTTTGATAGTGAAGTTTAAGCCTTCTTCTTTCAGTCGTTCAGAAACTTCAGTTTTGAATTCTTCAATATATCTTTCGCGGCTTTCCTTGGCTAATTCCAATTTCTCCGTGATCTCATTATATACCTCAGGATTATTGTATTTTAAAGAAAGGTCTTCCAGCTCGGATTTGATATTATATAAACCAAGGCGGTGAGCCATGGGAGCATAGATATAAACCGTTTCTGAAGCAATTTTTTTCTGCTTGTCCGGTGCCATACTTTCCAGGGTCCGCATATTATGAAGACGGTCTGCAATTTTAATTAGAATAACCCTGAAATCCTCAGACAATGTTAGCAACAGTTTTCTGTAGTTTTCTGACTGCACAGAGATATTCTGATGATTCATGATGGATATTTTAGTTAATCCATTCACAATATTGGCGATTTTTTCCCCAAATATTTTTTTCAGATCCTCATAAGTGTAATCAGAATCCTCAATTACATCATGCAGCAATGCACAGGCAATGGAAGTAGCCCCCAGACCAATTTCTGTCGCTACAATTTTGGCTACAGCGATAGGATGGTAGATGTATGGCTCCCCAGATTTTCTCCTTTGGTCTTTGTGAGCATCCAATGCGATATCGAATGCCTTCCGGATAAGTTTGTTATTTTCCTCATCCAGCGTTCTGTAGGTGTTAGAAATCAGATCCTTATATCTAGCAAGGATCTCTTTATTCTCTTGTTCTAAATCGTAACTCATTTGTGCAGATGCCTATAATTAGACGAAAATACGAAAATTTTTACTTTTTTCAAACATAAAAAATCCGTAGTGTGTACTACGGATTTCCGGTTATCTAGTTTTATATCGATTAAGATTTCACTTCTGAATTGATACCATCAGTTGATGTTTTGATTCGGATATCAGGACTGTTATGAATTTCGGCCCTGTTTCTGGCATCGATATACTTTTTTATGGTATCGTAATTAGCCTGATCAATGCTCATATTTTCGAAGAAATAAGTCTTTATAACTGCATTTTGCGTGAAAATGCTCCGGGCACTATCTGCCTGGCTGCTATCCTTTACCGCCACACTTGCCAGGTATTGGGGGTTACTCGCTTCACTGTTAAGGTATACAATGTAATCTGAACTAGGAATTCCTGAATTTTCCAGATCACTTTCAAGCTTTTTGTAATCGCTATGGTGCTCAAATAGCCCAGCTAATATATTCGACATAATTAATGGGTTTTAAAGTTCTGATTAAAGTTAATAAAAATTTTCTTATTTTTTTGATGTATAGCCAAAAAAAAATATCTATTAATATTTTATCTATAGTATAATGCTAAATTATTTGAAGATATCTATTGAACATATGTTTAAATTTATAAAACTGATAATTTTTTTAAATCACTTCAGGAGTCTGTAATGATTTATGAAGTGCCCTGATGAAATAGGCTGCGAACATGTTTTATTATTTAACTCTAACTTTCTAATATGAATTACTTATTCCTCAGGCAGATTTAGCAGACAGTTCGGGTTTAAAATCTACAGATTATATTTTATACTCTATCGTTCTTTCTATAGATAAAAAAAGACCATTTCGTATAGAAATGATCTTTTTGTTTTACTATTTGAGATTCGATTAAATTCTTTCGTTTTTAATT is a genomic window of Chryseobacterium nakagawai containing:
- a CDS encoding RelA/SpoT family protein, which encodes MSYDLEQENKEILARYKDLISNTYRTLDEENNKLIRKAFDIALDAHKDQRRKSGEPYIYHPIAVAKIVATEIGLGATSIACALLHDVIEDSDYTYEDLKKIFGEKIANIVNGLTKISIMNHQNISVQSENYRKLLLTLSEDFRVILIKIADRLHNMRTLESMAPDKQKKIASETVYIYAPMAHRLGLYNIKSELEDLSLKYNNPEVYNEITEKLELAKESRERYIEEFKTEVSERLKEEGLNFTIKGRAKAISSIYRKMLKQGVSFEEVFDNYAIRIIYKSDAKNEKFLAWKIYSIVTDVYHSNPSRMRDWITQPRSTGYESLHLTVLGPDKKWIEAQIRSERMDEIAEKGVAAHYKYKEGYKQSSDDRNFEKWVTEIREVLEQQQNLSTSELLDNIKLNLYSKEVFVFTPKGEIKILPTNATALDFAFSVHSDLGMKCLGAKINGKLVPISYILQNGDQIDILSSQNQKPKSDWLEFVVTSKAKSKIKSYLNSQKNQLVEEGKEILQRKLRHAKINFNDEEINKLQKFFNLKSSQELFLKFQSNELDVSSLRKYIESKNVFNNLLSRFRKSPSKSVNFEEPKEQNLDMIVFGKDEEKLNYTYAKCCTVIPGDKIFGFITISDGIKVHSDNCPNAINLRAQYDYRVIPAKWVNEESFKNRVKIEIEGLDRMGMINDITTVISGSMGMDMKSMSIESNNGVFTGNINLEVKNKGQLEETFKKLKNINGVSRVRRLQS